In Micromonospora sp. WMMD980, the following are encoded in one genomic region:
- a CDS encoding BTAD domain-containing putative transcriptional regulator has product MRVGILGPLEVRDGERPVDVAGARLRALLIRLALDPGQPVSVSALAEALWADAPPADTVNAVQTLVSRLRRAVPGLGVRSGPAGYRLDLDPDDVDAERFTRLTRDGREALRDGDAPRALATLREALALWRGPALAEVGDAPYAAAAVARLAELRLTAQEDRIEAELRTGRPELLVAELDELTAAHPLRERLAALRLRTLAAAGRPAEALAGYERVRARLADELGVDPSPELRAAHLALLRGDAAPPPVAAAPRGNLRAALTTFVGRDEDLSRLTGLLDGNRLVTLIGPGGAGKTRLASAAAGRLAGGVPGGAWLVELAPITDPADVPRAVLDTLGRRDRPREPARPTVRDTLGRLVDAIAADETLIVLDNCEHVVEAAARLAEELLGRCPGLIVLATSREPLGIVGEALEPVPPLRLPPADATPADASAYPSVQLLRDRAGAVRAGFAVTDDNVADVVEICRRLDGLPLAIELAAARLRTLSPRQVAAGLDDRFRLLTGGSRTALPRHRTLRAVVDWSWGLLTGNERRLAERLAVFPASVTAESAAGVAGPAAAALLDALVDKSLLQVVGDGRFRMLETIREYGLERLAATGVAAEARAAYAAYFRDLVATAEPHLRTAGQLPWLRLLTAERENIVGALHFACDAGDADTALRIGADLALPLIIWGDDGGIGGDVLARALALPGSAPAAERAVVLAIRVITEMFHSAREPTPERVAELTDAVRAAEGARHPIVALLEPALSIFTDDTAAGIEAVDRARGHPNPWTDGTLLAMRGQIKENDGDAEGMLRDLTGAVEELRAVGERWSLSMVLSQYADALTKRGDFAAATAALEESARLVRELDPTAEPSFQLIWLAGIQARAGDIAGAKAELRRFVAARAADRDGRDAAFGLMMLGGIARIEGSLDEAAECFAEAMRRQEQAPLVAPQFRGLLQAAMGHLALARGDVPEARVCLTEATDRALVARDMPVVAIIAVGWVAVAEAEGRYERAAEMLGTSDSLRGWPDRSDADAQRLAERLREKLGDDGYAAAYARGHGLSRADALASVGGDPARCDRSGATPVGPDGERREDRDDRHGPEE; this is encoded by the coding sequence GTGCGGGTGGGGATCCTCGGGCCGCTGGAGGTCCGCGACGGCGAGCGGCCCGTCGACGTCGCCGGGGCGCGGCTGCGGGCGCTGCTGATCCGCCTCGCCCTCGACCCGGGCCAGCCGGTGAGCGTGTCGGCGCTGGCCGAGGCGCTCTGGGCGGACGCGCCGCCCGCCGACACCGTGAACGCCGTGCAGACGCTGGTGTCCCGGCTCCGCCGGGCGGTGCCCGGCCTGGGCGTCCGCAGCGGCCCGGCCGGTTACCGGCTCGACCTGGACCCGGACGACGTGGACGCCGAGCGGTTCACGCGGCTAACCCGGGACGGCCGGGAGGCGCTGCGGGACGGGGACGCGCCCCGGGCGCTGGCGACGCTGCGGGAAGCGCTGGCGCTGTGGCGTGGCCCGGCGCTGGCGGAGGTCGGCGACGCGCCCTACGCGGCGGCGGCGGTGGCGCGGCTGGCGGAGCTGCGGCTCACCGCGCAGGAGGACCGGATCGAGGCGGAGCTGCGGACCGGCCGCCCCGAGCTGCTGGTCGCCGAGCTGGACGAGTTGACCGCGGCGCACCCGCTGCGGGAGCGCCTGGCCGCGCTGCGCCTGCGGACGCTCGCCGCCGCCGGGCGACCCGCCGAGGCGCTGGCCGGGTACGAGCGGGTTCGGGCACGGCTCGCCGACGAACTGGGCGTGGACCCCTCGCCCGAGCTGCGGGCGGCACACCTGGCCCTGCTGCGGGGCGACGCGGCCCCGCCGCCGGTGGCCGCCGCGCCGCGCGGGAACCTACGCGCCGCGCTCACCACGTTCGTCGGGCGGGACGAGGACCTGAGCCGGCTCACCGGCCTGCTCGACGGCAACCGGCTGGTCACGCTGATCGGGCCGGGCGGGGCCGGCAAGACCCGGCTGGCGAGCGCCGCGGCGGGACGGCTGGCCGGCGGCGTACCCGGCGGGGCCTGGCTGGTCGAGCTGGCGCCGATCACCGATCCGGCCGACGTGCCGCGCGCCGTGCTCGACACGCTCGGCCGGCGGGACCGGCCGCGGGAACCGGCCCGGCCGACGGTGCGGGACACGCTCGGGCGGCTGGTCGACGCGATCGCCGCCGACGAGACGCTGATCGTGCTGGACAACTGCGAGCACGTGGTGGAGGCCGCTGCCCGACTCGCGGAGGAGCTGCTCGGCCGGTGCCCGGGGCTGATCGTGCTGGCCACGTCCCGCGAGCCGCTGGGCATCGTCGGCGAGGCGCTGGAACCCGTACCGCCGTTGCGGCTGCCACCGGCGGACGCGACGCCGGCCGACGCGTCGGCGTACCCGTCGGTGCAGTTGCTGCGCGACCGGGCCGGGGCCGTGCGGGCCGGGTTCGCGGTGACCGACGACAACGTCGCCGACGTGGTGGAGATCTGCCGCCGGCTGGACGGTCTGCCGCTCGCCATCGAGCTGGCCGCGGCGCGGCTGCGGACGCTCTCGCCGCGGCAGGTCGCGGCCGGTCTGGACGACCGGTTCCGGCTGCTGACCGGCGGCAGCCGGACCGCGCTGCCCCGGCACCGGACGCTGCGGGCGGTGGTGGACTGGAGCTGGGGGCTGCTCACCGGCAACGAGCGCCGGCTGGCCGAGCGGCTCGCCGTGTTCCCCGCCTCGGTCACCGCCGAGTCGGCCGCCGGCGTCGCCGGGCCGGCCGCCGCCGCGCTGCTCGACGCGCTGGTCGACAAGTCGCTGCTTCAGGTGGTCGGCGACGGGCGGTTCCGGATGCTGGAGACCATCCGGGAGTACGGGCTGGAGCGGCTCGCCGCCACCGGGGTCGCCGCCGAGGCGCGCGCCGCGTACGCCGCGTACTTCCGGGACCTGGTGGCGACCGCGGAGCCGCACCTGCGCACCGCCGGCCAGTTGCCCTGGCTGCGGCTGCTGACGGCGGAGCGGGAGAACATCGTCGGTGCGCTGCACTTCGCCTGCGACGCCGGTGACGCGGACACCGCGCTGCGGATCGGCGCGGACCTGGCGCTGCCGCTGATCATCTGGGGCGACGACGGCGGGATCGGCGGTGACGTGCTGGCCCGCGCGCTGGCGTTGCCCGGGTCGGCGCCGGCGGCGGAGCGGGCCGTGGTGCTCGCCATCCGGGTGATCACGGAGATGTTCCACAGCGCCCGCGAACCGACGCCCGAGCGGGTCGCGGAGCTGACCGACGCGGTGCGGGCGGCGGAGGGTGCACGCCACCCGATCGTGGCGTTGCTCGAACCGGCTCTGTCGATCTTCACCGACGACACGGCGGCCGGCATCGAGGCCGTGGACCGGGCGCGCGGGCACCCCAACCCGTGGACCGACGGGACGTTGCTGGCGATGCGCGGCCAGATCAAGGAGAACGACGGCGACGCCGAGGGCATGCTGCGCGACCTGACCGGCGCGGTCGAGGAGCTGCGCGCCGTCGGCGAGCGGTGGAGCCTGTCGATGGTCCTCAGCCAGTACGCCGACGCGCTGACCAAGCGCGGTGACTTCGCGGCGGCGACGGCGGCGCTTGAGGAGTCGGCGCGGCTGGTCCGCGAACTCGATCCGACCGCCGAGCCGAGTTTCCAACTGATCTGGCTGGCCGGCATCCAGGCCCGTGCCGGCGACATCGCCGGGGCCAAGGCGGAGCTGCGTCGGTTCGTCGCCGCCCGGGCGGCCGACCGGGACGGCCGGGACGCCGCGTTCGGGTTGATGATGCTCGGGGGCATCGCCCGGATCGAGGGCTCGCTCGACGAGGCGGCGGAGTGCTTCGCCGAGGCGATGCGCCGCCAGGAGCAGGCGCCGCTGGTCGCGCCGCAGTTCCGGGGGCTGCTTCAGGCCGCGATGGGGCACCTCGCGCTCGCCCGGGGCGACGTGCCGGAGGCACGGGTGTGCCTGACCGAGGCCACCGACCGGGCCCTGGTCGCCCGGGACATGCCGGTGGTCGCGATCATCGCGGTCGGCTGGGTCGCGGTCGCCGAGGCGGAGGGCCGCTACGAGCGGGCCGCCGAGATGCTCGGCACCTCCGACTCGCTGCGCGGCTGGCCGGACCGGTCCGACGCGGACGCGCAGCGGCTCGCCGAGCGGCTGCGCGAGAAGTTGGGCGACGACGGTTACGCCGCCGCGTACGCCCGGGGGCACGGGCTGAGCCGGGCCGACGCCCTCGCGTCCGTGGGCGGCGACCCGGCTCGATGCGACCGGTCAGGCGCGACGCCGGTAGGCCCGGACGGCGAGCGGCGCGAAGACCGCGATGATCGCCACGGTCCAGAGGAGTGA
- a CDS encoding ABC transporter permease: protein MTTTIRAAATPPRTGAPRAGSRPFGLARHSLSLAGRSLIKTLRTPEQLLDVTLQPIVFVVIFVYLLGGAISGSQHAYLEFLLPAIMVQTVLFASIATGVSLNTDVEKGVFDRFRSLPIARSAPLVGSVVGDLVRFVVSIVVLFAFGYAIGFRIGTDPLSTLAACLLTIAFAFAVSWIGVLLGVLMRSPGAVQGTAFLLLFPLTFGTNMMVPTDTLPGWLQWWVGVNPVADVMEAARGLVIGGPVAGPVTRSLLWTVAIIAVFAPLAVRAYRRRA from the coding sequence ATGACCACGACCATCCGCGCGGCGGCGACGCCGCCCCGGACCGGCGCGCCCCGGGCCGGCAGCCGCCCGTTCGGGCTGGCCCGGCACAGCCTGTCGCTCGCCGGCCGGAGCCTGATCAAGACGCTGCGCACCCCGGAGCAACTGCTGGACGTGACGCTTCAGCCGATCGTCTTCGTGGTCATCTTCGTCTACCTGCTGGGCGGCGCGATCTCCGGCTCGCAGCACGCCTACCTGGAGTTCCTGCTCCCGGCGATCATGGTGCAGACCGTGCTGTTCGCGTCCATCGCGACCGGGGTCAGCCTGAACACCGACGTGGAGAAGGGCGTCTTCGACCGCTTCCGCAGCCTGCCGATCGCCCGCTCCGCACCGCTTGTCGGCTCCGTGGTCGGCGACCTGGTCCGGTTCGTGGTCTCCATCGTGGTGCTGTTCGCGTTCGGCTACGCCATCGGCTTCCGGATCGGCACCGATCCGCTGTCCACGCTGGCGGCCTGCCTGCTGACCATCGCGTTCGCGTTCGCGGTGAGCTGGATCGGCGTCCTGCTCGGCGTGCTCATGCGCAGCCCGGGCGCCGTCCAGGGCACCGCGTTCCTGCTGCTGTTCCCGCTGACCTTCGGCACCAACATGATGGTGCCGACCGACACGCTGCCCGGCTGGTTGCAGTGGTGGGTCGGGGTGAACCCGGTGGCCGACGTGATGGAGGCGGCCCGGGGACTGGTCATCGGCGGCCCGGTCGCCGGGCCGGTGACCCGCTCACTCCTCTGGACCGTGGCGATCATCGCGGTCTTCGCGCCGCTCGCCGTCCGGGCCTACCGGCGTCGCGCCTGA
- a CDS encoding ATP-binding cassette domain-containing protein: MSYAFEAEGLVKRFGTTTALAGIDLAARRGTVLGVLGPNGAGKTTAVRILATLLRPDSGRATVGGHDVVRDAGQVRRLIGLTGQYASVDEDLTGTQNLVLIGRLLDLSRRDARARAAELLAWFDLTEAAGRPAKTYSGGMRRRLDLAASLVGRPDVIYLDEPTTGLDPAKREEMWGVVRSLVDDGSTVLLTTQYLDEADALADEISVIDHGRVIAHGTPGELKRIAGSQTIVVRPTEPERIGEVADILRAGTGVEPELPRPGLLTVPVENDATFTAVVRRLDEAGIGVVELALRLPSLDEVFFTLTGHGAEEPTEVAA, translated from the coding sequence ATGAGTTACGCATTCGAGGCGGAGGGCCTGGTCAAGCGGTTCGGTACGACGACCGCGCTGGCCGGGATCGACCTCGCCGCACGACGGGGGACCGTGCTGGGGGTGCTGGGGCCGAACGGCGCCGGCAAGACCACCGCGGTGCGGATCCTCGCCACCCTGCTGCGCCCGGACTCCGGGCGCGCCACCGTCGGTGGCCACGACGTGGTCCGCGACGCCGGCCAGGTGCGCCGGCTGATCGGGCTGACCGGGCAGTACGCCTCGGTCGACGAGGACCTGACCGGCACCCAGAACCTGGTGCTGATCGGCCGGCTGCTCGACCTGAGCCGGCGCGACGCGCGGGCCCGGGCGGCGGAGCTGCTCGCCTGGTTCGACCTGACCGAGGCGGCCGGACGCCCGGCCAAGACGTACTCCGGTGGCATGCGCCGCCGGCTGGACCTGGCCGCCAGCCTGGTCGGCCGGCCGGACGTGATCTACCTGGACGAGCCGACGACCGGCCTGGACCCGGCGAAGCGCGAGGAGATGTGGGGGGTGGTCCGCTCGCTCGTCGACGACGGCTCGACGGTGCTGCTCACCACGCAGTACCTGGACGAGGCGGACGCGCTCGCCGACGAGATCTCGGTGATCGACCACGGCCGGGTGATCGCCCACGGCACGCCGGGCGAGCTGAAGCGGATCGCCGGCAGCCAGACCATCGTGGTCCGGCCGACCGAGCCGGAGCGGATCGGCGAGGTCGCCGACATCCTGCGCGCCGGCACCGGCGTCGAACCCGAGCTGCCCCGACCCGGCCTGCTGACCGTGCCGGTGGAGAACGACGCGACGTTCACCGCGGTGGTCCGCCGGCTCGACGAGGCGGGCATCGGGGTGGTCGAGTTGGCGCTGCGGCTGCCCAGCCTGGACGAGGTGTTCTTCACGTTGACCGGCCACGGCGCCGAGGAGCCCACGGAGGTGGCGGCATGA
- a CDS encoding Uma2 family endonuclease, with amino-acid sequence MSAEAVGMHMPAVVTLDDVATMNAADANGHRYETSPEGVLSVMPPPDSEHAIIASRLFAWLIMAGWPAEQVLQAVGVRVPGRNGDGGRIPDLSVWRKPPGRGVWSAVADLVLAVEIVSPGSEAMDSVTKVREYASAGIPRYWVVDRDGAQTVTLHELTGDGRYAEHARMPLAWLLQTAPGDHLDR; translated from the coding sequence ATGAGCGCTGAGGCCGTCGGCATGCACATGCCCGCCGTCGTGACGCTCGACGACGTGGCGACGATGAACGCCGCCGACGCGAACGGTCACCGCTACGAGACCAGCCCCGAGGGGGTCCTGTCGGTCATGCCGCCGCCCGACTCGGAGCACGCGATCATCGCGAGCCGCCTCTTCGCCTGGCTGATCATGGCCGGCTGGCCCGCCGAACAGGTGCTCCAAGCGGTCGGCGTACGCGTTCCCGGGCGCAACGGCGACGGCGGCCGGATCCCCGACCTGAGCGTATGGCGCAAGCCGCCCGGGCGTGGGGTCTGGTCGGCCGTGGCCGACCTCGTGCTGGCGGTCGAGATCGTCTCGCCCGGTTCGGAGGCGATGGACTCGGTGACCAAGGTCCGGGAGTACGCCTCGGCCGGCATCCCGCGCTACTGGGTGGTGGATCGCGACGGCGCGCAGACCGTGACGCTCCACGAGCTGACCGGCGACGGCCGGTACGCCGAACACGCCCGGATGCCGCTGGCCTGGCTGTTGCAGACCGCGCCCGGCGACCACCTCGACCGTTGA
- a CDS encoding glycine betaine ABC transporter substrate-binding protein has protein sequence MFTTVKRVLALAVTAALALGGATACGDSSDGASGGDKKITIGYMAWDEAIAASHLWQHILADKGYQVELKNLEAGLVYGGLANGDIDLFLDGWLPLTHASYLEKYGDKLEKLGVWHDDASLSIAVPKYVEGIDSLEDLAAKAGTFGGEMVGIEPGAGLTKATQEQVLPKYGLEGSMKLKTSSTPAMLAALDGAIANKKPIVVTLWHPHWAYAKYELKDLADPKGTLGQAEQINTFGRQGFGKDFPEVADMLRKFKMDGDQLASLEELMFTTHKGDEEKAVEEWLKANPDYLKTLA, from the coding sequence GTGTTCACGACAGTGAAGCGCGTCCTCGCGCTGGCGGTTACCGCCGCCCTGGCCCTCGGCGGCGCGACCGCCTGCGGCGACTCCTCGGACGGCGCGTCCGGCGGCGACAAGAAGATCACCATCGGCTACATGGCCTGGGACGAGGCGATCGCCGCCTCGCACCTGTGGCAGCACATCCTTGCGGACAAGGGCTACCAGGTCGAGCTGAAGAACCTGGAGGCCGGCCTGGTCTACGGCGGTCTCGCCAACGGCGACATCGACCTGTTCCTGGACGGCTGGCTGCCGCTGACCCACGCCTCCTACCTGGAGAAGTACGGCGACAAGCTGGAGAAGCTGGGCGTCTGGCACGACGACGCCAGCCTCAGCATCGCGGTGCCGAAGTACGTCGAGGGCATCGACTCGCTGGAGGACCTGGCCGCCAAGGCCGGCACGTTCGGCGGCGAGATGGTCGGCATCGAGCCGGGTGCCGGCCTCACCAAGGCCACCCAGGAGCAGGTGCTGCCGAAGTACGGGCTGGAGGGGTCGATGAAGCTCAAGACGTCCTCCACCCCGGCCATGCTGGCCGCGCTCGACGGCGCCATCGCGAACAAGAAGCCGATCGTGGTCACGCTCTGGCACCCGCACTGGGCCTACGCCAAGTACGAGCTGAAGGACCTGGCCGACCCGAAGGGCACGCTGGGCCAGGCCGAGCAGATCAACACGTTCGGCCGCCAGGGCTTCGGCAAGGACTTCCCGGAGGTCGCCGACATGCTGAGGAAGTTCAAGATGGACGGTGACCAGCTCGCCTCGCTGGAGGAGCTGATGTTCACCACGCACAAGGGCGACGAGGAGAAGGCCGTCGAGGAGTGGCTGAAGGCCAACCCCGACTACCTCAAGACGCTCGCCTGA
- a CDS encoding ABC transporter permease subunit produces the protein MSLREFPLDAALPRVPLGEWVESAVDWATRTLGPVFDAITAGVEALVGPLEQLLNGVPAVAVVAVLAGLGWWLRGWKFALGAAVGLLLVAGMPYWEETMSTLAQVLVASVLALLLAVPVGVFVAENRRASALARPVLDFMQTMPAFVYLIPALFFFGIGTVPGVLATVVFSMPPGVRLTELGLRQVDKEIVQAAESFGAPPWMVLLRTKVPLALPTIMTGVNQVIMLSLSMVVIAGMVGAGGLGDVIIFALSQVEVGSGFEGGIAVVVLAVVLDRLTDSLGDRFPSARAQRLAREAA, from the coding sequence ATGAGCCTGCGCGAGTTCCCGCTCGACGCCGCGCTGCCCCGAGTGCCGCTCGGCGAGTGGGTCGAGTCCGCCGTGGACTGGGCCACCCGTACCCTCGGGCCGGTCTTCGACGCGATCACGGCCGGGGTCGAGGCCCTGGTCGGCCCGCTCGAACAACTGCTCAACGGCGTGCCGGCGGTGGCCGTCGTAGCGGTGCTGGCCGGGCTCGGCTGGTGGCTGCGTGGCTGGAAGTTCGCCCTCGGCGCGGCGGTCGGCCTCCTGCTGGTGGCCGGCATGCCCTACTGGGAGGAGACCATGAGCACGCTCGCGCAGGTGCTCGTGGCCAGCGTGCTCGCCCTGCTGCTGGCGGTCCCGGTGGGCGTCTTCGTGGCCGAGAACAGGCGGGCCTCCGCGCTGGCCCGGCCGGTGCTGGACTTCATGCAGACGATGCCGGCGTTCGTCTACCTGATCCCGGCGCTCTTCTTCTTCGGCATCGGCACGGTGCCGGGCGTGCTGGCGACCGTGGTGTTCAGCATGCCGCCCGGCGTCCGCCTGACCGAGCTGGGCCTGCGCCAGGTCGACAAGGAGATCGTCCAGGCCGCCGAGTCCTTCGGCGCGCCACCGTGGATGGTGCTGCTGCGCACCAAGGTGCCGCTGGCGCTGCCGACCATCATGACCGGCGTCAACCAGGTGATCATGCTGTCGCTGTCCATGGTGGTCATCGCCGGCATGGTCGGCGCCGGCGGCCTCGGCGACGTGATCATCTTCGCGCTCTCCCAGGTCGAGGTGGGCAGCGGGTTCGAGGGCGGGATCGCCGTCGTGGTCCTCGCCGTCGTGCTCGACCGGCTCACCGACTCACTGGGCGACCGGTTCCCCTCCGCGCGGGCGCAACGCCTCGCGCGGGAGGCTGCCTGA
- a CDS encoding glycine betaine/L-proline ABC transporter ATP-binding protein, whose protein sequence is MSALAVQSLYKIFGNRAYEAVRRLADGAPRAEALAGLPATAAVIDATFEVRPGEIFVVMGLSGSGKSTLIRMLNGLLRPTSGSVRVDGVELTSLRPAALRKLRRDKISMVFQHFALMPHRTVAENAGYALEVAGLPKAERRERAMEALRMVGLTEWADNLPHDLSGGMRQRVGLARALAAGTDILLMDEAFSALDPLIRREIQDQLLELQAELGKTIIFITHDLNEAMRLGDRIAVMRDGRIVQIGTAEEILTDPANGYVAQFVADVDRTRILTAASVMEKPHQVLDVSAGPRVAAKALRETQTSVVYVTGPGKRFLGTVTEDEVLRALRENRTSLDGHVSTDQVRTVTEDTSVADLFADCAESRHPVAVLDDRGRLAGVIPRITLLSALASAAPDEPAEPDPAEPTDIELVTAEETPA, encoded by the coding sequence GTGTCCGCGCTCGCAGTGCAGTCGCTCTACAAAATATTCGGGAATCGAGCTTACGAAGCGGTAAGACGCCTGGCGGACGGCGCGCCGCGCGCCGAGGCGCTGGCCGGGCTCCCGGCCACCGCCGCCGTCATCGACGCGACCTTCGAGGTACGCCCCGGCGAGATCTTCGTCGTGATGGGCCTTTCCGGCTCCGGGAAGTCGACCCTCATCCGGATGCTCAACGGCCTGCTCCGTCCCACCTCCGGCAGCGTCCGGGTGGACGGGGTGGAGCTGACCTCGCTCCGGCCCGCCGCACTGCGCAAGCTCCGCCGGGACAAGATCAGCATGGTCTTCCAGCACTTCGCGCTCATGCCGCACCGCACGGTGGCGGAGAACGCCGGGTACGCGCTGGAGGTCGCCGGCCTGCCCAAGGCGGAGCGACGCGAGCGGGCGATGGAAGCCCTGCGCATGGTCGGCCTCACCGAGTGGGCGGACAACCTCCCGCACGACCTCTCCGGCGGCATGCGGCAACGGGTCGGCCTGGCGCGCGCGCTGGCCGCCGGCACCGACATCCTGCTCATGGACGAGGCGTTCTCGGCGCTCGACCCGCTCATCCGGCGGGAGATCCAGGACCAGCTCCTGGAACTCCAGGCCGAGCTGGGCAAGACGATCATCTTCATCACCCACGACCTCAACGAGGCGATGCGCCTCGGCGACCGGATCGCGGTGATGCGGGACGGTCGGATCGTCCAGATCGGCACCGCCGAGGAGATTCTCACCGACCCGGCCAACGGGTACGTGGCACAGTTCGTGGCCGACGTGGACCGCACCCGCATCCTCACCGCCGCCTCGGTGATGGAGAAGCCGCACCAGGTGCTCGACGTGAGCGCCGGGCCGCGGGTCGCGGCGAAGGCGCTGCGGGAGACGCAGACCTCGGTGGTCTACGTGACCGGCCCGGGCAAGCGGTTCCTCGGCACGGTCACCGAGGACGAGGTGCTGCGTGCGCTGCGCGAGAACCGGACCAGCCTCGACGGCCACGTCTCGACCGACCAGGTCCGCACCGTCACCGAGGACACCTCGGTCGCCGACCTCTTCGCCGACTGCGCGGAGAGCCGACACCCGGTCGCCGTGCTGGACGACCGGGGACGGCTGGCCGGGGTGATCCCCCGGATCACGCTGCTCAGCGCGCTGGCCAGCGCCGCACCCGACGAGCCGGCCGAGCCGGACCCGGCGGAGCCCACCGACATCGAACTGGTCACCGCAGAGGAGACACCGGCATGA
- a CDS encoding biliverdin-producing heme oxygenase yields the protein MPDQPRRPAEVSPMLAALRDGTRDHHTAVERRLDLPDRIRTRGDLAAVLVGLLAAWAPVERDLAGADWSGLPLAPRIGEAAALLRTDLTALGVAVDRPADASSGLDLTTTARAVGGRYVLLGSALGGRVIAPEVERRLGLRAGEATGFFRRAGGEPGRDWRTFRVAVAGREWSAEELTDGVEAARSTFDLVGRVAAG from the coding sequence ATGCCCGATCAGCCCCGCCGTCCGGCCGAGGTGTCGCCGATGCTGGCCGCGCTGCGGGACGGCACCCGTGACCACCACACCGCGGTGGAGCGCCGGCTGGATCTGCCCGACCGGATCCGCACCCGGGGCGATCTCGCCGCCGTGCTGGTCGGGTTGCTCGCCGCCTGGGCGCCGGTGGAGCGGGACCTGGCCGGCGCGGACTGGTCCGGGCTTCCGCTCGCCCCCCGGATCGGTGAGGCCGCCGCGTTGCTGCGGACCGACCTCACCGCTCTCGGCGTCGCGGTCGACCGACCGGCCGACGCGTCGTCGGGCCTGGACCTCACCACCACCGCCCGGGCCGTCGGTGGCCGCTACGTCCTGCTGGGCAGCGCCCTGGGTGGCCGGGTGATCGCGCCGGAGGTGGAGCGTCGGCTGGGCCTGCGGGCGGGGGAGGCGACGGGCTTCTTCCGCCGGGCCGGCGGCGAGCCGGGCCGCGACTGGCGGACCTTCCGGGTCGCGGTGGCCGGGCGGGAGTGGTCCGCCGAAGAGCTGACGGACGGCGTCGAGGCCGCCCGGTCGACGTTCGACCTGGTCGGCCGGGTGGCGGCGGGCTGA
- a CDS encoding TetR/AcrR family transcriptional regulator, translated as MGNREDLLAGAKRCLIEKGYGATTARDVAAAAGTSLAAIGYHFRTTRALLDEALVEAMAEWGEELDRALAHDGDPERRFEAAWERIIESFARLRPLWAVQFELIARMDRSPELRVAFADANRRARLGLAEAFHRLDPDADETTALTLGAFHQALLGGVAAQWLVDPDAAPSARELTRALRIVARELGPDRPA; from the coding sequence ATGGGAAATCGGGAGGACCTGCTCGCCGGCGCGAAGCGCTGCCTGATCGAGAAGGGCTACGGCGCCACCACCGCCCGGGACGTCGCCGCCGCGGCCGGCACCAGCCTGGCCGCCATCGGCTACCACTTCCGCACCACCCGGGCGCTGCTCGACGAGGCGCTCGTCGAGGCGATGGCGGAGTGGGGCGAGGAACTGGACCGCGCCCTGGCCCACGACGGCGACCCGGAGCGGCGGTTCGAGGCGGCATGGGAACGCATCATCGAATCGTTCGCCCGGTTGCGCCCGCTCTGGGCGGTCCAGTTCGAGCTGATCGCTCGGATGGACCGTTCCCCCGAGCTGCGCGTGGCGTTCGCCGACGCCAACCGCCGGGCGCGCCTCGGCCTGGCCGAGGCGTTCCACCGGCTCGACCCGGACGCGGACGAGACCACCGCACTCACGCTCGGCGCGTTCCACCAGGCGCTGCTCGGCGGCGTGGCCGCGCAGTGGCTGGTCGACCCGGACGCCGCCCCCTCGGCGCGGGAGCTGACCCGCGCGCTGCGGATCGTCGCCCGGGAGCTGGGCCCCGACCGCCCGGCGTGA